The Agrobacterium vitis sequence ACCATATTGCCATGCAAACGGCCTGCCGGGCGGCAGGGTTGATTGGTCAAATACATCGGTACATTGCTTTTATCGGTCATGTGGCGGATCTCGATGCCCGCTTCCACCATCGGCGTCTCAAAGGTGAAGCTGCATCCGATCAGGAAGCTGACGAGATCGGGATGCTCGGCCCAGGCGGCGGTGGCATCGGGTGTTTCCTCGGCCAGCTTGCCATCGCGCCAGATCCGGTAGAGCGGCAGGTCGGTGCGCAGATCGGCGCCCTTGGCGAGTTCGGTCAGATGCGAACCGGGATCGGAGACGTCAAGGACCGGGCAGGCCTTGGGATTGCGTTGCGCATAGAGCAGGAAGTCAAAGGCCCAGTCGCGTGGCAGCACGATCATGTTGGCCTGGGTAAAGCCGGGGGCGACGCCAGATGTCGGTTCCACAGCTCCATTGCGATAACGGGCGCGGGCAGCACGAGCCGGTTCGACATCCCAATGCGCCAGATGCTTCAAGGCAATCATTGTCTCTCCCCCTATGCTGTTAGAAACGGCTGGACGGCAATGCCCTCAGCCTCGAAGCGCCTGCGGATTTCCTGGGCAATGGCGACAGCGCCGGGGCTGTCGCCATGCACGCAGATCGACTGCGCCTCGACCTTGATCACGCTGCCATCGATGGCTTCCAACGTGCCTTGGCGGGCAAGCTGCACCATGCGGCTGGCGATCTTTTCCGCGTCATGCAGAACCGCGCCCGGTTCCCGGCGCGAGACGAGCTGGCCTTCCGGCGTATAGGCGCGGTCGGCAAAGGCTTCCGCCACGGTGCTCAGGCCTGACATGCGGGCCAGCTCAAGGATGGGTGCGCCTGCCAGACCCATCAGCACCAGCGAGGGATCGATGGCGTTGATGGCATCGATCACAGCCTGGCCCTGACGGGCATCATTGGCGATCCGGTTGTACAGCGCACCATGCGGCTTAACATAAGTAACTGAGGTGCCGGCGGCAGCCGCCATGCCTTTCAGGGCGCCGATCTGGTAGATCACGTCGGCGATCAGCTCTTCACTGGTCACGTCCATGTCGCGCCGGCCAAAGCCGACGCGGTCAGGATAGGACACATGGGCACCAATCGATACGCCGTTTTTAGCAGCGGCCTTGACGGTTTTCCAGATGCCGGACGGGTCGCCCGCATGAAAACCGCAGGCGATATTGGCGCTGGAAACCACGGCCAGCATGGCGCTATCGTCGCCCATGCTCCAGGCGCCGTAGCTTTCTCCAAGGTCGCTGTTGAGATCGATGGCAGCCATGTGCGTTCCTTCCTTGTTTAAAGCTTCAGCGTTTACAGGCCAAGCAGGGCGAAGATTGGCCCGACCGATTTATAGGCCATGTACCATGTCAGCGCGCAGGTGAGGACGCCGAGGATCAATAGCCAGCGCGGATAGCGATAGCCG is a genomic window containing:
- a CDS encoding putative hydro-lyase, with the protein product MIALKHLAHWDVEPARAARARYRNGAVEPTSGVAPGFTQANMIVLPRDWAFDFLLYAQRNPKACPVLDVSDPGSHLTELAKGADLRTDLPLYRIWRDGKLAEETPDATAAWAEHPDLVSFLIGCSFTFETPMVEAGIEIRHMTDKSNVPMYLTNQPCRPAGRLHGNMVVSMRPIPASRVADAATISGRFPAVHGAPVHVGAPEQIGIVDLAKPQFGDPVRIEPGEVPVFWACGVTPQAAVMASGVPFAITHAPGHMFITDIPDSAYHA
- a CDS encoding LamB/YcsF family protein; this encodes MAAIDLNSDLGESYGAWSMGDDSAMLAVVSSANIACGFHAGDPSGIWKTVKAAAKNGVSIGAHVSYPDRVGFGRRDMDVTSEELIADVIYQIGALKGMAAAAGTSVTYVKPHGALYNRIANDARQGQAVIDAINAIDPSLVLMGLAGAPILELARMSGLSTVAEAFADRAYTPEGQLVSRREPGAVLHDAEKIASRMVQLARQGTLEAIDGSVIKVEAQSICVHGDSPGAVAIAQEIRRRFEAEGIAVQPFLTA